In Bacteroidota bacterium, the sequence GTCTTCCTGGGACCATCCATGGTTTTCACCAATATCATCAATCCGCGCAGCGCGGTCATCCGTCGCGATCAGTACGTTAAAACAATAGTAAAAAAGGGAGCTTCCATCGGGGCCAACGCTACCATTGTTTGCGGACACGATATCGGCGAGTATGCTTTTATCGGCGCCGGCGCGGTAGTGACAAAGGAAGTCCTGCCCTATGCCCTGATGGTAGGTAACCCGGCCCGCCTTATCGGCTGGATGAGTGAATACGGCCACCGCCTGCATTTTGATAACACCGGCATCGCCACCTGCCCCGAAAGCAACGAAAAATACGAACTAAAAAACGGAAAAGTAAAAAAAATAACCCCCCTAAACCCTAAACCCTAATCCCTAATCCCTAATCCCTAAACCCCAAACACATGTCAAACACAAAGAACTTTGCCCTCATCGGTGCAGCCGGCTACATAGCCCCGAGGCATATGAAAGCCATTAAAGACACCGGTAATGTGCTTATTGCAGCGCTCGATAAAAACGACAGTGTAGGTATTATCGACAGCTATTTCCCGGAAGCGGATTTCTTTGTTGAGACGGAGCGTTTCGACCGCCACCTGGATAAGCTGCGCCGCAAAGGCGAGCGAAAGGTGGATTATGTCAGCATCTGCTCACCAAATTATCTGCATGATGCCCATATTCGTCTGGCACTGCGTAATGAAGCCCATGCCATATGCGAAAAACCCATCGTACTGAACCCATGGAACGTTGATGCCCTCCAGGAACTGGAAAATGAAAGCGGCAAGAGGATCTTTAACATCCTCCAGGTAAGGCTGCATCCGGCTATCGTCGCATTGAAACAGGAAATAGAAAACGGTCCTGCCGACAAGATTTACGACATCGACCTTACCTATATCACCAGCCGCGGCCACTGGTACTACATGTCATGGAAAGGCGATATCG encodes:
- a CDS encoding N-acetyltransferase: MDKEYFAHETAVIDEGCIIGKGTKIWHFSHIMPNCRLGEKCNIGQNLVISPDVILGNNVKVQNNVSIYTGVICEDDVFLGPSMVFTNIINPRSAVIRRDQYVKTIVKKGASIGANATIVCGHDIGEYAFIGAGAVVTKEVLPYALMVGNPARLIGWMSEYGHRLHFDNTGIATCPESNEKYELKNGKVKKITPLNPKP
- a CDS encoding Gfo/Idh/MocA family oxidoreductase, whose product is MSNTKNFALIGAAGYIAPRHMKAIKDTGNVLIAALDKNDSVGIIDSYFPEADFFVETERFDRHLDKLRRKGERKVDYVSICSPNYLHDAHIRLALRNEAHAICEKPIVLNPWNVDALQELENESGKRIFNILQVRLHPAIVALKQEIENGPADKIYDIDLTYITSRGHWYYMSWKGDIEKSGGVATNIGVHFFDMLTWIFGEVRENTVHISERDKAAGFLMLKKARVRWFLSLDPETLPDEAIKKGQRTFRSITIEGKELEFSDGFTDLHTRLYEQILQDKGFSMEDARTSIEIVYGIRNSKPVGLRGDYHPLAGK